Genomic window (Oryza sativa Japonica Group chromosome 3, ASM3414082v1):
ATGGTGAAGGAATCAGAATGCTTTAACATCGGAATATGTCAAGTCACACTAGGGACAGCTCTCAAGTATCTGGAGTTTTCAAGATGCTTTTTGTCCCTCATTTAAATTTGTATGAAGTCTTGGAAATGATTAgattatgaaaaattttcatcTCTGAGGATGCCAACTGAAGATCTTGTTTCTGGTGTTCTTGGCATCATGGTCTAATTACCAGAAATgaagatcaatataatttttctcGGTGTTATGCAAGCATAATCCCTTTCTACCGGCAAAAGTTACTACAACGAATCATTAAAATTGACTTTGCACGATCATTAAAATTTCATGCTTGAGCTTGCATGATCTATTGTGCTAAATTGTGTTCTGATATTGTGAGCACTACAATGTTGACAAATCCGTGTTGATCACTACAATGTTAACAATATCTGATGTACTGATATCTGATCACTATGTGTGTTTTCCCACATGTTCAGTTTCAGTTGGTTTGGTGTGTAAAACTGATTGCATATGGTCCGACTATAATTGACTGAAAGATACATTGATTTGGAAATCACAACGAGATCTGTAGTGAATCATTTCACATGAAGCAGCAAACTGCTGGAAATTTTGCATCGGTTGGCTAATACCTACCAGCCATCTCAAATTCTCTATGATATTTGATATCTTCCCTCTgtcatattttgggacggaggatcccttatattctgggacgaaggaaatattatgggacggaggaaggaCATATGCAAAtagaatttcagttgtttcaaactGCATTATGTGCTAACAACGAATTCTTAATTTCTCATTCACCTGTTAAAAAAACAGCATCCAGAACAGCACAGCAGGTCAATCACTGAGCTGATTCGCATAGACTGAAGCTTATTTAACAGGTCGAAACCAGATACAACTGATTGTAGTCATAGCTCAAAGCACACCATCATATTGGATCAGTACATACAAAGCGTGCGTATTGACACCGTCTAATTGGATTAGTACATTCGAAGTGGATAAGTAGGCTTTGGTTCACCAGTCCATGCCTAAATTCCTTGAGGTAAACAGATCTTCAACGTAGAGAATTACTGGTCCAGATGCTCTGATGAAAGTCTGCATTTGAACCTTTGCCGAATTTTCTGCAGGGGGCAAAACGAAACAGAGGAGCAAAATCTCCCAAGGTCAGAATAATGTCATAACATGGTTAGAAAAACTAATATATCTTGTTAATTTGATAACTCATCTATTACATTTTCTACTCTTTTCTGGCACTTGATTAGTTCATATACACAGATACACTGGATACCAATATGTGTATTTACGTATTACTAGCTCTCTTGTAGCAAACAGTTATGCAAAAATAACAAACTATGTACTTTCTAAGATATCCCAAAAACGATGTGATGCAATCATGTCaaccaaaaaatatatatgagttGCTTGCTGTCAGCATGGAAGTTTAGAGAAATCAGACCCGTCACTCACCATCTTCATTCAATTTCTTCAGGAGCTGCGATTTTGAGGGAAGGGCGTACATTCCAGCAGCAACGGCTTTCCTTATGGCCCACCCATGGTGAGGAGCAAAAACCTGAGCATAAGCCTTAGATGCTGCATCCCTTAAGGAGTTGCCCCTGAAATTAGTATGCAAACGTTTTGGTCACATTTACTGAACATGCATCCAAGAGTACCAACTTTAGAATAACTGAGAAGGAACCAACACCAAAATTCAGTTTATGACTTTAACTTACTCTGTAACCAGTATTTGCTCAAACAGAATTTTAACCATATCAATCCCACGCTTAACCCTCAGCATATTCCTAGTATGGCTCCCAGCTTGCCTGACGGTGCCCTTCTGAATGTCCAACTCAACCATCTCAGGCAATTTTGAGATTGACTTGGATGCCTCCAGCAAATCATCAACCTGCACTCAATTGAGAGGAACTAAATCAGACAACACACAACAAAAGCTCAGAAAAGCAAGTTATAGTTAAACAGGTTACTCAAGGGATGCCTAGTGGGGGAACCAAGGCGGCATTATCATCAATTTTGCAGAAGTACAAGGTCCTGATAAACAGAAAAACTGGTTTGCTAAATAGTAAACTTACGAGTAACTGCTATACTGGATAGGATTCTAACACAAACTACTAAGCATCCACCAAGTCAAAGTCATCGCAACACGGATTAGGTGATCTGATCCTGATGCGTGCAGACATTCCTACCTGACACTTGATCTAGCCATCTAGGTGATAATTTCAGATCATTTCGACATAATCACCTAGCATTAAGCAGCTCAGATTCAGGTGATCCCCTCAATCTAGCCACAACCATGCagactacttcctccgtttcatat
Coding sequences:
- the LOC4334340 gene encoding accelerated cell death 11; the protein is MGSSDGDKPLRRIAASFEELEAVAKQQAPGPAMEVGSFARACSNVSVLFGCLGIAFKFAEMDYVAKVDDLLEASKSISKLPEMVELDIQKGTVRQAGSHTRNMLRVKRGIDMVKILFEQILVTEGNSLRDAASKAYAQVFAPHHGWAIRKAVAAGMYALPSKSQLLKKLNEDENSAKVQMQTFIRASGPVILYVEDLFTSRNLGMDW